In Cardinium endosymbiont of Dermatophagoides farinae, the sequence TTTCAAATACCTAAAGGGGTAAGAAAGAATATGGAGCTAACCTTACGTGGCAAGGGAAATGCACCACCCCGTGGCGGTATGCCAGGTAGCTTAATTGTCCAAATAGAGGAAGAAGAAGACGATCTTTTAAAACGTGAAGGCAATAATATTTGCTATACCTTACATATTAGCTTTATAGACGCCACACTAGGTTGCGAAATGGAAGTACCTACTATATATGGTAAAGTGCGGCTTAAAATTCCACCTGGAACAACATGTGGCGAGGTCCTTAAGCTAAGAGGGAAAGGTATTGCAGATGTAAATGGTTATGGTAAAAAGGGAGATCAGTTGGTTTTTATTCAAATCTGGACACCACAAGAGCTTACCAAAGAAGAAAAAGAAATTTTGCTTTCTCTTCGAGATTCGCCTAACTTTATACCGAGGCCTTCTAAAAAAGAAGAGAGCTTTTTTGAGCGTATTAAATCTTTTTTTCAAGGGTAGGCTAATGCGCCATTGTTTAAAATCTTACCATGAGCCAATTTGTAGTTTCTGCAAGAAAATACCGTCCTACTGCATTTAAAGATGTCACTGGTCAACCCCATATTACCACTACATTAAAGAATGCCATAGCATCTGGGCAACTTGCCCATGCTTTTCTTTTTTGTGGTCCGCGTGGTGTGGGGAAAACTACTTGTGCACGCATATTGGCCAAAGCGATCAATTGCCTGCACGTTACGGAAACAGTAGAGCCCTGTAACCATTGTGCCAACTGTATAAGCTTAAGCAACAATAGTTCCATGAATGTCTATGAATTAGACGCAGCTTCTAATAACTCTGTAGAAGATATTCGAGAGCTGGTTGCACAGGTTCGTTATGCCCTCAAATGGGTAAGTATAAGATATACATTATAGACGAGGTCCATATGTTGTCTAATGCTGCTTTTAATGCTTTCCTCAAAACACTGGAAGAGCCCCCTAGCTATGCTATATTTATATTAGCTACTACAGAACGCCATAAGGTTTTACCTACTGTTTTATCCCGTTGTCAAATCTTTAACTTTAACAGGATTACATTAGAAGATATTGTTTCCCAACTTAAAAAGATTGCCATACAAGCCTCTATTCCTTATGAGGAGTCTGCGCTGCAGCTGATTGCACAAAAAGCAGAAGGTGCCATGCGGGATGCCCTTTCTATGTTTGATCTGCTCACTACTTCTGGTACCATTACTTATGAGACTACACGCGATCATCTACAAATTTTAGATTACGACTATTATTTTAAATGTACAGACGCTTTCTTACAAGGGATATTCCGGCTGTGCTCGCGCTCTATGACACCATCTTACGTAGAGGCTTTAATGGGCACCATTTTGTAGTAGGGCTTGGAGAACATTTACGCAACCTACTGGTTTGCAAAGACAGCAAGACCCTTCCGCTTTTAGAAGTCACAGATAACATTCGACCGCTTTATGCTAAATATGCTGCGCAGTGCACTGTCCCTTTTTTATTGAAAGCGTTGGCACGCTTAAACCAATGTGATGTAGGCTATAAAGCCAGCCAACATCAAAGACTGCATGTAGAACTGGCACTGATTGAGCTAACCACTAGCGACCTGACACTTCCTGGAAACAATTCATTACCAAAAGAAAATAAAAAAAAAGAGCCAGTTATAGACAAGCCCAAACAAGCTACTGCTACTTCCGTTCAACCATCAACAACACCACTGGACGGGTCAAGCCCTAGCACGGATCACTTACGGGAGCATCCAGCAGTACAGCAGCCAGAAACGATTGCCATTCCTACCTTAGCAAGCTTAAAAGCTTCATTGAGCACAAAAAAAAAATCAAATGATTCGGATAAAAAAATAAAAAACCAATATGATATAAAAGAACCAGTCTCAGCAGCAATCGTTCAATCTTGCCTGGGTGATTATAGGGAACAACTTAAAAAGAATGGTCATATAGCTGCTTATCATCTTATGAACCAGCCCATACAAATTGAAGGTACAGTAGTTACGATTGCATTGATCAATGCTGTTCAAGAACAGATACTACACAACCTTAAAGAAGAATTATTACCTAAATTAAAATTGCATCATCCTGATCTAACCATTCAAGGTGTTTTGGTCGAACAGCCAGCTGTCCAAAAACCCTATACAGATCAAGAAAAGTTAAGCTATTTGGGCAAAAAAAACGCTGCCATCGCATTACTACAAGAACGACTGATGTTGGAGGTAGCTTACTAAAAGTGTACTTTCTACTTTTTCCAAAGCGCGTTTTTAGACCTTCTGCAAAACCTATTTGTGATCAGCAGTTTTTAGGAGAAGCGCAGTCGAGCACCGCAGAATACTAAATGTATTTGAGGAGCATAGACAAGCTTCGACACCAAAATTGCCATTAGAAATAGGTTTTGCAGAAGGTCTTTTGATTGTTTTATGCAGTAAGCAAGCTGAATGGATGCATAAACGTTTTCTTTATTCCGTAACAAAGCAGTTATTATAAATAAATTACAATTATATGCACAAAGGTGTAATTATTTTTGGCCTATGCCACCTTACAAAAGGCGCTTTAGATATTTTCCAAAAAAACAATGTAATTGTTTACGGGATTCTAGAAGATGAAACCAAACGGCATGGTACAGAGATCCATAATATCCCTATCTTAGGCGCTACAGATGATTCAAATTTCATTGATTTACTCGGTGAACAATGTGCTTCTTTTATTGCCTATCGTCCTATGCAAAAAAGAAAAAACTGTTTGAATTTTTTAATTGCACAGCAAAAACCGACGCCCATTTCTGCTATTCATCCATCGGCTACTATCGCTGAAGCAGTTCAGCTGGGTCACGGCAATTACATGGGTGCACAAGTATGTTTGGCTTCAGAGGTAACTATAGGGAACTACTGTGTGCTACACAGTGGGGTTATCATTGAGCCAGAAACCACTATTCATGATTGGGTAGAGATAGGTGCAGGTAGTATTATTGGTGATCATGTAACCATAGAAGAAGATGTGTTTATTGGCATAGGTACTACCATCATTCCGGGTGTTACCATTCAAAAGGGGGCCAGTATTGGTGCAGGGTCGGTTGTTTTAGGCAACGTAAAAAGTGGCGATCTGCTATTAGGCAATCCAGCAAAATCTATTCAACAACCATAAAGCTGACGCTACTGCTCCTAAAAATTCCGCATTACAAAATAGATTTTGCGTATGCGTTCAATGTTATGGCCATAGTAGGAAACAAATAAAGACGAGAAATTGGAAATCGCTAAGGCTATGATTCAAGAGGGAGATTTAGTGGAAAAGATTATACGTGTCACCGGTTTATCTGAATCTGATATACAACAGATTTCTTAATTTTTAACGTTTTTATTTATTGTAATCTACTGATCAAATGACCAAGAAAAAGAATAAAAAAGAGGGAGTAGATAAACCTCATGACACCGTATTTAAAAACACATTCTGCAACAAGGAAGCGATGCTAGATTTTTTAGCTGCTAATCTACCTCGTGATCTACTTGTAAAAATAGATCAAGAAAATTTAGAACTTACCAATAAAAGCTTTGTGGATCCAGTTGGTAGAAGAGGAGAGTCTGATTTAGTATTCAAAACCAATATAAATGGAAAGGAAGGGTACCTGTATCTAATTGCTGAGCATCAATCGACTGAAGATTTGTATATGCCTCTTCGTTTCATGGAGTATAACGTTCAGTTATTGCGTCAACATCTAAAAGAAAAAGGAAATGTTCCGCTACCAGTGATATTAAACATATGTATATACAATGGGAACAGTCCGTATAAAGGTTCTAATAGTTTATTGTCAATGTTTTCAGATCCTGAGTTAGCCAAATCTTGTATGTTTGACAAGTTTCATTTGGTTGATCTATATAGTACTTCTGAAGATGAGTTACTTAGTTATAAAAAGGCTGCTTTTGCAGCGATGATACTCAAACAAGGAATTTATCGTTCGTTTAATCAATGGTTTCTTGATCATATCAATCTAATTGTTAATTTTTTAGAAAAAGGCTATATTAGTTATGCTAATGAAGCTTTTTTGTATATGCTGAAGGTAGATGATGATCCAAATTTACTACAAACCATTAAGCAATCTAACCCAAAATTAAATCAAATTGCCATGTCAGTAGCTGAAACATTAAGACAAGAAGGGGAACAAAAAGGGATCCAAAAAGGGATCCAAAAAGGGATCCAAAAAGGGATGCGTATAGGGGAAGAAAAGGGTATGCGTATAGGGGAAGAAAAAGGAAAAGTGGAGATCGCTAAATCTATGCTTTTGAGGGGTTACCCTATAGAAGATATTATTCTTCTAACCGGTTTATATCCTTCCCAAGTTCAAGAGCTTTTATAGACATTTCCTGGTTATTTTATAACTATTGTCTATACTTTTTGATTCAATTCCTATATTTTGGCGCGTCTTTAGTTTTAAGTGTGTAAATATACAATCTCAAAAATATTTATACCACACTTAAAACTAAAGACTCTTAACCATATGATTTTTTCATTCGACTAATTAATTGAGGAAACTGATACTGCTGATAATCCTTTTAATACCTCTAATACCTTCCAAAAACCACGCCTTTTTGCTAGATCCAAGGGAGTATAGCCATTTTTATTTTTCTCATCTATAATAATACGGGAGTCTTCGACTAATAGTTCAACCACATCTACATGGCCGCCATATGCTGCTAGATGCAAGGGGGTATTCCTATGTTTATCTTTTTCATTGATGGAAATATTAGGATAGTGCATTAACACTTTAACTAGATTTTGATAACCGTCGCGTGCGGCTATATGCAGAGCGGTTCTATAATCATTATCTTTGGCATTTACATCAATACCTTGTACTTGCAATAAACAGTCCACTACACTCATACTGCGACGGCCTACTGCTCAATGCAAAGGGGCACACCCATCTTTATCCTTTCCATTTATATCAACTTCATGCTTGTCTAGGATCTCTTTTACAATGGTTGGATAACCTCTTTTTGCGCCCCAGTGCAGAGGTGTTCTATGATTGGTATCCGTGACATTTACATCAATATTTTGTACTTGCAATAAACGTTCAGCCTTAGGTATATGACCGAAGACTATTGCCAAATGTAAAGGTGTTCTTTTGTTGTTATCTATGGCATTTATATCCATATTTTTTGCTTGCAATAAACGGTTCACTATATCTATATATAATCAAGACCTACTGCTAGATGCAAAGCAGTATGCCCATGCTTATCTTTTGCATTTACATTGGCCCCCTTATCTATTCTATTATGCGTTGAAAGGCATCTAACTTGCTATACAATGCGGCATACATGCATAAAGTACGGCCTTGTTTGTTCTTTGCATCTATATGCAGACCTTTAGCAAGCCAATACTCTATCCTATTTATCGAAAAATCATTCGCCTTAAGGTCATCTAGCACATGATCATATAAAACCATAGGATCCCAGAAGGTGATGTCATCACTAGATGCTTCATTAGGTATCAAGCCTGCTGGGTTTTGCTGGATCGCATGAATAATGGCGCGTTCCTGTGTAGGCGATATGTTGATATATGGACGCATCGTTGTATCCACTCCAGTTGAGATGAACGGTACAACAGCGGTCAAATTACTACCATTCATCCTACTGCCATTATTTATATATAGATTAGTCATACCTGATTGATTTCCAAAATAATTACAAATGACTAATGTTCCGAATACACCGGTACCAAATGCTACAACGCCTTCCATCAGGCGGAAAAGCCTCCCTTTTGTTATCCCGGTCTGGGTTCCTTGCATATTGCCGTGTTCAATGAATGCTATTATTTTCAAAACCCTGCTTTTGCCTTATGCCTACACAAGCAGATAAAGTATGTAAGCTGAATAGCGCAATCAATAGGCCTACTCTATAATGGGTATACTTTTTTTTCATAGTATTGATGTCTAAATTAATTAGACCTAATGGAACCGAAGGCCCCCTCTTACCCATTTATCCAGATGGTCATAATAAAAAATAAATATAATTCCAAATAAAAATGATTAAAAAATTTCAAGACTTGATTAGAGCAGTGCAATGTTACAGCTTGTAACGCATTTATAGACCTTCTGCAAAACCTATTTGTGATCAGCAGTTTTTAGGAGAAGCGCAGTCGCCAGAATACTAAATGTATTTGAGGAGCATAGACAAGTGCCAAAATTACCATTTAGCAATAGGTTTTGCAGAAGGTCTTATATATTACTGTAGCAAAACGGAAACTATAGATAAAATAGTTAGGGGTCTACTATATGAAAAACAAATGCATACTTTTATATTTGATATTAGACTTTTTTCGAAACGCTACTTCTACTGGTAATTTACACGTCGATCTAGTGCTTAAACCCTCACGTACATCTAGTATGCTGCGGTTTTGCGCGCCGTTGCTCCTATAAATTCCTCACTATAAGCGCGTTTCGAAAGAAAGATAGTGTCTATCCTTACGCAAAAAGGTAAAAGTAAAATTTGTTTGTGTGACTAAGTCTTATTTCTTACGTATTGTTGCTTTGGTACCATTTATACTGAGTGGTGTATCGATTTTATCAAAAGCAACTGGATATTGTAATGGTGGCCCCTATTTTAGCAGTGCTTATAGCACCAAACATACAAGCTGGATGTTTCCCAATAAGTGCTTTACCTATAGGCAACCCTATGACACGTATAAACAATTCAGCAATCAGCTGCTTTTTAAAAAGAGCTACCAGTGGCTTTTAACACCAGCTCGTACTAAAAAAGAAGGAGAAAAAGCTATAGATACTGTTCATTATCAATCTGAAGATTCAATTGTTTTTGATGCCAAAAAGAAAAGACTTGCTTTACATGGTGGGAGCACGCTTGATTATGACAACATGAAACTAGAAGCGCATGTAGTCACTTTAGACTTAAATAGCAATACGATTCATGCGGAAGGAACCAAGGACCTGCATAATAAGTCAATAGGTAGCCCTATTTTTACCTATAAAGATGTAACAAAAAACAAATATGGAAAAGATGGGTCTAGCCAAACACGCATCTTTTTTATAGAAAAAATCTGGTACAACATCGACACCAAACGGGCTTTAGTAGATACACTCCTTACCAAACAAGAAGAATCGATTGTAAAAAGCAAACAGGTAAAAAAAGAGGATGAAGAAACATTTTACGCTGAAGATATCATTTACACAACTTGTGGGCTAGCGCATCCCCATTTTCACATACGTACCAAGCGCGCTAAAATGGTTCAAGACAAGCAAATTACGAGTGGACCTTTTCGCTTTTACTTCGATAATGTGCCTACTCCGCTAGGGTGTATTTTTGGAACATTATTCCTGGAAGGAAAGCGCATACATGGTATTATTCCACCAGAAATAGGGGAAGGAGACAGGGGATTTTATCTCCGTAATGGCGGATACTACATGAACTTCAATGATTATGCAGATATTTCTATTTTAGGGAGTATTTATTCTGATGGCACTACAGAACTTAGGAATGAGCTACGCTATAAAAAAAGATACCTATGTAGTGGGGAGCTGTTTTATGCAAAAAATATAACGGAACAGGAAAAAGTCTGGTCTTTAAAATGGGAACATAAAACGCTAACACGTG encodes:
- a CDS encoding DapH/DapD/GlmU-related protein, with the translated sequence MHKGVIIFGLCHLTKGALDIFQKNNVIVYGILEDETKRHGTEIHNIPILGATDDSNFIDLLGEQCASFIAYRPMQKRKNCLNFLIAQQKPTPISAIHPSATIAEAVQLGHGNYMGAQVCLASEVTIGNYCVLHSGVIIEPETTIHDWVEIGAGSIIGDHVTIEEDVFIGIGTTIIPGVTIQKGASIGAGSVVLGNVKSGDLLLGNPAKSIQQP
- a CDS encoding Rpn family recombination-promoting nuclease/putative transposase — protein: MTKKKNKKEGVDKPHDTVFKNTFCNKEAMLDFLAANLPRDLLVKIDQENLELTNKSFVDPVGRRGESDLVFKTNINGKEGYLYLIAEHQSTEDLYMPLRFMEYNVQLLRQHLKEKGNVPLPVILNICIYNGNSPYKGSNSLLSMFSDPELAKSCMFDKFHLVDLYSTSEDELLSYKKAAFAAMILKQGIYRSFNQWFLDHINLIVNFLEKGYISYANEAFLYMLKVDDDPNLLQTIKQSNPKLNQIAMSVAETLRQEGEQKGIQKGIQKGIQKGMRIGEEKGMRIGEEKGKVEIAKSMLLRGYPIEDIILLTGLYPSQVQELL
- a CDS encoding ankyrin repeat domain-containing protein, which gives rise to MNRLLQAKNMDINAIDNNKRTPLHLAIVFGHIPKAERLLQVQNIDVNVTDTNHRTPLHWGAKRGYPTIVKEILDKHEVDINGKDKDGCAPLH
- a CDS encoding ankyrin repeat domain-containing protein → MSVVDCLLQVQGIDVNAKDNDYRTALHIAARDGYQNLVKVLMHYPNISINEKDKHRNTPLHLAAYGGHVDVVELLVEDSRIIIDEKNKNGYTPLDLAKRRGFWKVLEVLKGLSAVSVSSIN